In one Lolium rigidum isolate FL_2022 chromosome 3, APGP_CSIRO_Lrig_0.1, whole genome shotgun sequence genomic region, the following are encoded:
- the LOC124694318 gene encoding tuberculostearic acid methyltransferase UfaA1-like — protein MTQLPVILAPRPDTPSLEAWLFASHLQQPKLRRKNWTALVQLTWWMLWKEPAHQIGPDNLLQVTRSVVLANQIKQMVPSWTEAAARFLVARFLNGFISIGSLTLLEDGGSTLSFGDASDKCKVKSVLRVHDPIFYWKIATESDLGLADAYINGWCSFLDEKEGLMNLFLIFIANRDKSSSSNIVSKRGWWTPMLLTAGVSSAKYFLRHLWRKNSVTQTRRNISQHYDLSNDFFSLFLDKSMTYSCGIFKEEDESLEAAQLRKLSLLIEKAKVERDHQVLDIGSGWGSLAIELVKQTGCKYTGITLSEEQLKYAQRKVKEAALEDHITFLLCDYREIPARKYDRIISCEMIEHVGHEYMDAFFTCCKSHLTEDGIFVLQAITMPDELYEEYIRSPGFIKEYIFPGGSLPSLSRIKSISASSGLRIENLEDFDGDHYYRTLRSWRDNLMTNKDEISALGFDDRFIRTWEYYFLYCAAGFRTQTLGDCQVVFSHAGNDKLAMDLMTDA, from the exons ATGACACAACTGCCGGTCATCCTCGCCCCGAGGCCAGACACGCCATCGCTGGAAGCCTGGCTGTTTGCCAGCCACCTGCAACAGCCAAAGCTGAGGAGAAAGAACTGGACTGCCTTGGTTCAGCTGACATGGTGGATGCTATGGAAGGAAC CAGCACATCAAATCGGCCCAGACAACCTGCTCCAAGTTACGAGAAGTGTAGTGCTGGCAAACCAAATCAAGCAGATGGTTCCATCATGGACTGAGGCTGCGGCGCGCTTCCTGGTAGCAAGATTTCTCAACGGATTCATATCCATCGGCAGTTTGAC ACTGCTCGAAGATGGGGGCAGCACGTTGAGCTTCGGTGATGCCAGTGACAAATGCAAAGTAAAGTCGGTCCTACGAGTTCACGACCCCATCTTCTACTGGAAG ATCGCAACGGAATCTGACCTAGGTTTGGCAGATGCCTACATCAATGGCTGGTGCTCTTTTCTCGATGAGAAAGAAGGCCTCATGAATCTTTTCCTG ATTTTCATTGCCAACAGAGacaagagcagcagcagcaacattgTCAGCAAAAGGGGCTGGTGGACACCCATGCTTCTAACAGCTGGGGTGTCGTCTGCTAAATATTTCTTGCGCCACCTCTGGAGGAAGAACTCGGTAACACAAACTCGTCGAAACATCTCACAGCATTATGATCTG AGTAACGATTTCTTCTCGCTTTTTCTGGACAAATCGATGACCTACTCCTGTGGAATTTTCAAG GAGGAGGACGAAAGCTTAGAAGCGGCCCAGCTACGTAAACTTAGCCTTCTAATTGAAAAG GCTAAAGTCGAGAGGGATCATCAAGTTCTTGACATCGGCAGCGGTTGGGGAAGCTTAGCGATAGAGTTGGTCAAGCAAACTGGCTGCAAATACACTGGGATAACACTCTCGGAGGAACAGCTTAAATACGCCCAGAGGAAAGTGAAAGAAGCTGCCTTAGAg GATCACATAACTTTCCTGCTGTGCGACTACCGTGAAATACCAGCTCGCAAATATGACAGGATCATCAGCTG CGAGATGATTGAACACGTTGGCCATGAATACATGGATGCATTTTTTACCTGCTGCAAGTCTCACTTAACTGAAGATGGAATATTTGTTCTCCAG GCCATCACAATGCCCGACGAACTTTACGAGGAATACATTAGAAGCCCAGGCTTCATAAAAGAATACATCTTCCCTGGGGGTTCGCTTCCTTCTTTGTCCCGTATAAAGTCTATTTCCGCTTCATCTGGGCTCCG CATAGAGAACCTCGAGGATTTTGATGGGGACCATTATTACCGAACCCTGAGAAGCTGGAGGGACAACTTAATGACCAACAAAGA TGAAATTTCGGCGCTAGGGTTTGATGACAGGTTCATCCGTACATGGGAGTACTACTTCCTGTATTGTGCAGCTGGTTTCAGGACGCAAACACTCGGAGATTGCCAG GTTGTATTTTCTCACGCGGGAAATGATAAGCTGGCCATGGATTTGATGACTGACGCATGA